In one Nostoc sp. KVJ3 genomic region, the following are encoded:
- the devC gene encoding ABC transporter permease DevC, which yields MNFKIPLAWLQLAQQKVRLLVAVAGIGFIVLLMFVQLGFQDALYSSATAVHQNLKGDLFLVSSQYKSLTSNQSFSRTRLYQSLAFDGVESVSPMYLQFAKLKNPATGEKYSIYVIGFDPGRPVMNIPEIEQNLDKLKIPDVVLFDRGSRPEFGPIAEKFNAGDTAQTIEIFPFNSLIGYRVRIGGLFSLGPSFGVDGNLLVSDSTFLRINPNTRPADMIDIGLISLKPGADAEKVLKNLQASLPNDVQVFTRQGFIDFEKKYWAVRTPIGFILNLMLTMAAVVGVVIVYQILYSNIATQFVAYATLKAIGYANRYLLNVVFQQALILAILGYIPGFITSVLLYSFAAEATKLPIVMTNNNAVIVLTSTVLMCITSGALAINKLRSADPGDIF from the coding sequence ATGAATTTCAAAATTCCTTTAGCATGGCTACAGCTAGCCCAGCAAAAAGTTCGTTTATTAGTAGCTGTAGCCGGGATTGGTTTTATTGTGCTGCTCATGTTTGTGCAACTTGGTTTTCAAGATGCCCTCTATTCAAGTGCAACCGCAGTACATCAGAATCTCAAAGGAGATTTATTTTTAGTAAGTTCGCAATATAAATCTTTGACCTCAAATCAAAGCTTTTCGCGGACTCGTTTGTACCAATCTCTGGCCTTTGATGGCGTAGAGTCGGTTAGCCCCATGTATTTGCAATTTGCCAAACTGAAAAATCCGGCAACTGGTGAGAAATATTCAATATACGTTATTGGTTTCGATCCAGGTAGACCTGTGATGAATATCCCAGAAATTGAGCAAAATTTAGATAAACTAAAAATTCCCGATGTCGTGCTTTTTGATCGGGGTTCTCGCCCAGAGTTTGGCCCAATAGCTGAAAAATTTAATGCAGGAGATACTGCACAGACAATTGAAATATTTCCCTTCAATTCATTAATAGGCTATAGAGTCCGAATTGGTGGTTTATTCAGCTTAGGCCCTTCCTTTGGAGTAGACGGAAATTTACTTGTTAGTGACTCAACTTTTTTGAGGATAAATCCCAATACTCGTCCGGCGGATATGATAGATATCGGTTTGATTTCCCTCAAACCTGGTGCTGACGCAGAAAAAGTACTGAAAAATTTGCAAGCAAGTTTGCCTAATGATGTCCAAGTTTTTACCCGCCAAGGCTTCATTGATTTTGAAAAAAAATATTGGGCTGTTAGAACGCCTATTGGTTTTATTCTTAACTTGATGTTGACAATGGCTGCGGTTGTTGGTGTAGTTATTGTTTATCAAATTCTTTACAGCAATATTGCTACACAGTTCGTTGCCTACGCAACTTTAAAAGCCATAGGTTATGCCAATAGATATTTGTTGAATGTGGTCTTTCAGCAAGCTTTAATTTTGGCAATCTTAGGTTATATTCCAGGATTTATTACTTCTGTCTTGTTATATAGCTTTGCAGCAGAAGCAACTAAACTACCAATAGTTATGACCAATAACAATGCGGTAATTGTCTTAACTTCAACAGTTCTTATGTGTATAACATCTGGAGCGCTGGCTATCAACAAACTCCGTTCGGCAGATCCAGGCGATATTTTCTAA
- a CDS encoding ABC exporter membrane fusion protein translates to MAVNKESRLFTKPVGRSQLILAASLTLAAGLIAFYSLVPFWSKPKVVTPAANPPKAATPVKLTVTALGRLEPEGEVTSLTAPASNNGVRVERLLVKEGDAVKAGQLLAYLENYGRSKTALQQSIDQLQVAKAKLAQVKSGAKTGDIDAQKAAIARLEPQYKGDVATQQATIDRIQAEVDNAQAENNRYQQLYKQGAIAASVADTKALQLKTTQQQLTEAQATLKRTQDTFQDQKKQAQAQLKSVSEVRNVDVQVAQTEVNSATTSVQQAKADLDLSYIKSPIDGKILKIHAKTGEVISTNKGFAEIGKTSQMYVIAEVYQTDVQKVRVGQKATITSTAFTGTIKGTVKEIGWQVDKQNIFSLNPGSDTDRRIIEVKISIDNPADSKRVARLTNLQVDVAIHI, encoded by the coding sequence ATGGCAGTAAATAAAGAAAGCCGATTATTCACAAAACCCGTAGGTAGATCGCAATTAATTTTGGCAGCTTCTCTAACTTTAGCGGCTGGATTAATAGCTTTTTATAGCTTAGTACCATTTTGGTCTAAGCCGAAAGTTGTGACACCAGCAGCCAATCCTCCAAAAGCTGCTACTCCGGTGAAACTTACTGTAACTGCTTTGGGACGTTTGGAACCAGAAGGCGAAGTTACTTCTTTGACTGCTCCTGCTTCTAATAATGGGGTGCGAGTAGAAAGACTGTTAGTGAAAGAAGGAGATGCGGTTAAAGCAGGACAATTATTAGCCTATTTAGAAAACTATGGACGTTCTAAAACTGCATTGCAACAGTCTATAGACCAACTGCAAGTTGCCAAAGCTAAACTAGCGCAGGTGAAATCTGGAGCTAAAACTGGAGATATCGATGCTCAAAAGGCTGCGATCGCACGTTTAGAGCCACAATATAAAGGGGACGTTGCTACACAACAGGCGACAATCGACCGCATCCAGGCTGAGGTAGATAATGCTCAAGCTGAGAACAATCGCTATCAGCAATTATATAAACAAGGTGCGATCGCCGCTTCTGTAGCCGATACCAAAGCTTTGCAACTCAAGACTACACAACAGCAGCTAACAGAAGCTCAAGCCACCCTCAAGCGGACTCAAGATACATTCCAAGACCAGAAAAAGCAAGCACAAGCACAACTCAAGAGTGTTAGCGAAGTGCGTAATGTAGATGTTCAGGTAGCACAAACCGAAGTCAACAGTGCGACAACTTCTGTTCAACAAGCAAAAGCCGACTTGGATTTAAGTTACATTAAATCTCCCATAGATGGCAAAATTTTAAAAATTCACGCCAAAACCGGAGAAGTAATCAGCACCAACAAAGGATTTGCTGAAATCGGTAAAACATCTCAAATGTATGTGATTGCAGAGGTGTATCAAACCGATGTTCAAAAAGTGCGTGTAGGACAAAAAGCCACAATTACCAGCACTGCATTTACTGGAACAATAAAAGGAACTGTAAAAGAGATTGGTTGGCAAGTTGACAAGCAAAATATCTTCAGTCTAAACCCTGGTTCAGATACAGACCGCCGAATAATTGAAGTAAAAATCTCCATCGACAATCCCGCAGATAGTAAGCGGGTGGCTCGTTTAACCAACTTACAGGTAGATGTTGCCATTCATATTTAG
- a CDS encoding NAD-dependent epimerase/dehydratase family protein — protein sequence MNLTNKTLLITGIDEFVGLRAAELAIAQGMNVRGLQSSTEKNKQLQNLGIEVIIGNITDSTIAQKACQGVDIVLHTEQIAEEAGAIKNFRDINVGGTINIAKAAKQAGVKIFVHLSSVMVYGFNYSNGVTESGPLSDDNNPYCQTKIEAETAVLELNNPPDFGIIVIRAGDVYGPGSIPWIVRPILMMRQKLFACANDGKGVINHVYIDNLIDGIFLAIEKETYGEIFNISDGQETSWKEYFLRLAAMEGLQAPLSLSKDEIKLFLKLRVQGQKLFRQKVDILPESIDFMTRPYACSIAKAQSLLNYKPTIDLEEGMQRTHEWLQKTDIQSLIK from the coding sequence ATGAACCTCACAAACAAAACCCTCCTAATTACTGGCATTGATGAATTTGTCGGTTTGCGTGCAGCCGAGCTAGCCATAGCGCAAGGAATGAATGTTCGTGGACTGCAAAGTTCTACAGAAAAAAATAAACAATTACAGAATTTAGGTATTGAGGTAATTATTGGTAATATAACTGATTCTACTATTGCTCAAAAGGCTTGTCAGGGAGTAGATATCGTTTTACATACAGAGCAAATTGCTGAAGAAGCTGGTGCAATTAAGAATTTTCGTGATATCAACGTTGGCGGTACTATCAACATTGCTAAAGCCGCTAAACAAGCTGGTGTCAAAATATTTGTGCATCTATCCAGTGTGATGGTTTACGGTTTTAACTATTCTAATGGTGTTACAGAATCCGGGCCACTTTCTGATGATAATAATCCCTACTGTCAAACCAAAATAGAAGCTGAAACAGCAGTTTTAGAACTTAATAATCCTCCCGATTTTGGCATTATTGTTATTCGAGCCGGAGATGTTTATGGCCCAGGAAGTATCCCTTGGATAGTTAGACCAATTCTGATGATGCGTCAAAAATTATTTGCCTGTGCTAACGATGGTAAAGGAGTAATCAATCATGTATATATAGATAACCTGATTGATGGCATCTTTCTAGCGATAGAAAAAGAAACCTACGGTGAAATCTTTAATATCAGCGACGGACAAGAAACTTCCTGGAAAGAGTATTTTCTGCGTTTAGCAGCAATGGAAGGTTTACAAGCACCCCTTTCATTATCTAAAGATGAAATCAAATTGTTTCTAAAGCTCCGTGTTCAAGGACAAAAACTTTTTCGCCAAAAAGTTGATATTTTACCAGAGTCTATAGATTTTATGACTCGTCCTTATGCTTGTTCTATTGCCAAAGCACAAAGCCTATTAAACTATAAACCAACAATTGACCTAGAAGAAGGAATGCAGCGAACACATGAGTGGCTGCAAAAAACCGATATCCAAAGCTTAATCAAATAG
- a CDS encoding type I polyketide synthase, which yields MSAYSIDTALAELESLINNCEKAVMRSIEEKNMKSDKSDKSVSTNKINRQLQHNPIAIVGMASLLPQARNLREYWQNIVNKIDCITDVPSTHWSVEDYYDPNPRTTEDKTYCKRGGFLPEVDFNPMEFGIPPSILEVTDVSQLLSLVVAKEAMEDAGYGEKREFSRETVGVILGVAMAKQLGMPLSARLEYPIWEKVLKSSGLSDEDTKKIVDKIKSAYVKWDENAFPGMLANVVAGRIANRLNFGGMNCVVDAACASSFGALKMAISELVEHRSDMMLTGGVDTDNTIMAYISFSKTPAVSPSENVKPFDAKSDGMMLGEGIGMIVLKRLEDAERDNDKIYAVIKGIGTSSDGRYKSIYAPRKEGQVKALERAYEDAGFSPATVGLMEAHGTGTMAGDPTEFGSLKDFFDVHDDKKQHIALGSVKSQIGHTKAAAGAASLIKTALALHHKVLPPTINITEPNPKLNIKNSSFYLNTETRPWIRPEGEAPRRAGVSSFGFGGTNYHVVLEEYEADQNAAYRLHSGASEVLLFASTVEQLLSKSEEILGKLRSPEAPTHYAQLVKECKSPQIPLSAPRFGFVAENLEEACKLLQTSIDWLKLKGTAASWEHPQGIYYRASGMELGGKVVSLFSGQGSQYLEMGRELVMNFPLMRRLHGYMDSLLIKDNLQPLSEIVFPHPVFGEAEKNVQIAALQRTEYAQPAIGVLSAGMYSILQQAGFKSDFVAGHSFGELTALWAAGVLSTEDYLFLVKARGQAMAAPEDPDHDAGSMLAVKEDISKVEAVLRHFPQVAIANQNSPTQFVLAGPTAEIAKVRQLLHEKGYTAVLLPVSAAFHTPLIAFAQKSFAIATKSVKFQSPKIPVYSNVTSKQYPKEAQNIQKILETHLSNSVLFKQEIENIYAAGGTCFVEFGPRRILSNLVKEILGDRPHITVSLNPSAQKNSDRSLREAVVQLRVIGLALNNLDPYQLPQTIPPIETKKTLNVRLNGINYRSEKTKNAFALALQDGHKVTLPTPEYSETAAPLFSSPGVTPPVAVIETNGHKKLTPVMNGVTANIITQPEQQMNPVTLSQPAQESKMQPTPEKLTNYEQLLASLEYLLTQFQENQAENLQVHGTYLNHQMEYAKAFFQLMQQQNSLLSESKSTAETAKMKLVVMESLERSMMQFHSQQGETLRIHEQYLQEQLEYTKSFFQLIQQEYSQIISGEGVTQLTEKLSNFTSFTAETTVTDAPTKIVESQPLPLPVAFTQEPLSAAVEPIQTRAIASLPTPHFATVETVEPVVAPPVPVVEPQAEVVVKISAPPVNEVVAFTPEPASVSNATIDIVDLDKNLLAITSDKTGYPVEMLEMDMDMEADLGIDSIKRVEILGALQEMYPNLPKPNLEELSEKRTIGQVVEYLQSHASKSVSVEIAIHEVPQATEIPVEVAPVVEVVIAPEPSVVIAFTPEPEPAISDEFANLGETLLAITSDKTGYPVEMLELEMDMEADLGIDSIKRVEILGAMQEMYPNLPKPNIEELGDLRTIGQIVDYLQQLAGGEKKKSEPEFVQQQPPELEHTIQRHLVKLRSLPQPDYLDFKLPEGHIGLITDDGSLTTYKLTESLIEKGWKVVVISFPQSLIAQQAPLPAGVTRVTLANLSEEHLQQQLQAIASHCGTIGAFIHLHPMFVGNHTGSISYNESEKAIVKHVFLMAKHLKPSLNEAAKHGRSCFCTVAHLDGAFGLEYKVNFGAIGAGLFGLTKTLRWEWPKVFTRAIDLSPRLDAKQSVQNIIAELHDPNLYISEVGYGAQGRVTIIAD from the coding sequence ATGTCTGCTTATTCGATTGATACTGCCTTAGCGGAGTTAGAGAGCCTTATCAATAATTGTGAAAAGGCTGTGATGAGGTCTATAGAGGAAAAAAACATGAAGTCAGATAAATCAGATAAATCAGTGTCAACCAATAAAATTAACAGACAATTACAACACAATCCTATCGCTATCGTTGGGATGGCTTCTCTATTGCCTCAAGCCAGAAATTTACGGGAATATTGGCAAAATATAGTAAACAAAATTGACTGTATTACTGATGTTCCTTCCACTCACTGGAGTGTGGAGGATTATTACGATCCGAATCCGAGAACTACCGAGGATAAAACTTACTGTAAAAGAGGTGGATTTCTTCCAGAAGTAGATTTTAACCCGATGGAATTCGGCATTCCACCCAGCATTTTAGAAGTCACAGATGTATCGCAACTATTAAGTTTAGTAGTTGCGAAAGAAGCGATGGAAGATGCAGGTTATGGCGAAAAACGCGAGTTTAGCCGCGAAACTGTTGGGGTAATCTTAGGCGTGGCTATGGCCAAGCAGTTAGGAATGCCACTTTCTGCCAGATTAGAATATCCGATTTGGGAAAAAGTTCTCAAAAGCAGTGGTTTATCTGACGAAGATACGAAAAAAATCGTTGATAAAATCAAAAGCGCTTATGTGAAATGGGATGAGAACGCTTTCCCTGGAATGTTAGCGAATGTAGTCGCCGGACGAATTGCTAATCGGCTAAATTTTGGCGGGATGAATTGCGTAGTTGATGCAGCTTGCGCTAGTTCTTTTGGTGCTTTAAAAATGGCAATTAGTGAGCTAGTTGAGCATCGTTCTGATATGATGCTGACTGGTGGTGTTGATACCGATAACACTATCATGGCTTACATCTCATTCAGCAAAACACCGGCTGTTTCTCCTAGTGAAAATGTCAAACCTTTCGATGCTAAATCTGATGGGATGATGTTGGGTGAAGGTATCGGGATGATTGTCCTGAAACGGTTAGAAGATGCTGAACGGGACAACGATAAAATATATGCCGTAATTAAAGGTATTGGTACTTCCAGCGATGGGCGTTATAAGAGTATTTATGCTCCCCGCAAAGAAGGTCAAGTTAAAGCCTTAGAACGCGCTTATGAAGATGCCGGCTTCTCTCCCGCTACTGTTGGTTTGATGGAAGCACATGGTACTGGTACAATGGCTGGAGATCCGACAGAATTCGGTTCTTTAAAAGACTTTTTTGATGTGCATGATGACAAAAAGCAGCACATCGCTTTGGGTAGTGTGAAATCACAAATCGGACACACAAAAGCGGCTGCGGGTGCGGCGAGTTTGATTAAAACTGCTTTGGCTTTACATCACAAAGTATTGCCACCGACAATTAACATCACTGAGCCGAATCCCAAACTCAACATTAAAAATTCATCCTTTTATTTGAATACCGAAACTAGACCTTGGATTCGTCCAGAAGGCGAAGCGCCAAGACGCGCAGGTGTAAGTTCCTTTGGTTTTGGTGGCACCAACTATCACGTTGTTTTGGAAGAATATGAAGCTGACCAAAACGCGGCTTACCGTTTACACAGTGGTGCTAGTGAAGTGCTGTTGTTTGCTTCCACGGTAGAGCAATTGTTGAGCAAATCGGAAGAGATTTTAGGTAAGTTGCGATCGCCTGAAGCACCAACACACTATGCCCAATTAGTCAAGGAATGCAAATCTCCACAGATTCCCCTCTCTGCTCCCAGATTTGGCTTTGTCGCTGAGAATCTCGAAGAAGCTTGCAAGTTGCTGCAAACTAGCATTGACTGGCTGAAACTCAAAGGAACAGCAGCATCTTGGGAACATCCCCAAGGGATTTATTACCGCGCTTCTGGTATGGAGTTGGGCGGAAAAGTTGTCTCTCTATTTTCTGGTCAAGGTTCGCAATACCTGGAGATGGGACGCGAACTGGTGATGAATTTTCCGTTGATGCGCCGTCTGCATGGCTATATGGATAGCTTGTTAATCAAAGATAATTTGCAGCCGCTTTCAGAAATTGTTTTCCCTCATCCTGTGTTTGGAGAGGCAGAAAAGAATGTCCAAATTGCTGCCTTACAACGTACAGAATACGCTCAACCAGCCATCGGGGTGTTGAGTGCAGGGATGTACAGCATATTGCAACAAGCTGGATTTAAGTCAGATTTTGTGGCGGGACATAGCTTTGGTGAACTGACAGCTTTGTGGGCTGCGGGTGTTTTGAGTACGGAAGATTACTTGTTTCTGGTGAAAGCTAGGGGTCAAGCAATGGCTGCACCCGAAGACCCGGATCATGATGCGGGTAGTATGCTGGCTGTCAAAGAAGACATCAGCAAAGTGGAAGCTGTGTTGAGACATTTTCCGCAAGTTGCGATCGCTAATCAAAATTCTCCGACTCAATTTGTCTTGGCTGGGCCAACCGCAGAAATCGCAAAAGTCCGTCAGCTTTTACACGAGAAAGGATATACAGCTGTATTGTTACCTGTCTCAGCAGCTTTCCATACACCGCTAATCGCCTTTGCTCAGAAATCCTTTGCGATCGCTACCAAGTCTGTCAAGTTCCAAAGTCCGAAAATCCCTGTTTACAGCAACGTTACCAGTAAGCAGTATCCCAAAGAAGCCCAAAATATTCAAAAAATTCTGGAAACGCACCTTTCCAACTCAGTGCTGTTTAAGCAGGAGATTGAAAATATCTATGCGGCGGGTGGGACTTGCTTTGTGGAATTTGGGCCGAGGAGAATTCTTAGCAACTTAGTGAAAGAAATTCTTGGCGATCGCCCACACATAACCGTATCTTTGAACCCCAGCGCTCAAAAGAATAGCGATCGCTCTTTGCGGGAAGCAGTTGTGCAGTTGCGAGTAATTGGTCTGGCTTTGAATAACCTCGATCCTTACCAACTTCCCCAAACTATCCCTCCAATTGAGACGAAGAAGACATTAAATGTGCGTCTAAACGGCATCAACTACAGATCCGAAAAAACGAAAAATGCCTTCGCTCTTGCTTTGCAGGATGGACATAAAGTCACATTACCTACTCCTGAATATTCTGAAACTGCGGCTCCTTTATTTAGCAGCCCCGGTGTAACTCCACCTGTAGCAGTGATAGAAACTAACGGACATAAAAAACTTACCCCAGTAATGAACGGTGTGACTGCTAATATCATCACCCAGCCAGAGCAACAGATGAATCCTGTTACCCTGTCACAACCAGCCCAGGAATCTAAGATGCAACCAACGCCAGAAAAACTTACAAATTACGAACAACTTTTAGCAAGTTTAGAATACCTCCTGACACAGTTTCAGGAAAATCAAGCCGAGAATTTACAAGTTCACGGTACTTATCTCAACCATCAAATGGAATACGCCAAAGCGTTTTTCCAACTGATGCAGCAGCAGAATTCCTTGTTGAGTGAAAGTAAATCAACAGCCGAAACTGCCAAAATGAAGCTAGTTGTGATGGAAAGCTTAGAGCGTAGCATGATGCAGTTTCATTCCCAACAAGGTGAAACCCTACGCATCCATGAGCAATATCTTCAAGAGCAGTTGGAATATACTAAGAGCTTTTTCCAACTCATACAGCAAGAGTATTCTCAAATCATCTCTGGTGAGGGTGTAACTCAATTAACAGAGAAATTAAGCAATTTCACTTCGTTCACCGCAGAAACAACTGTTACTGATGCACCTACCAAGATAGTAGAAAGCCAACCTTTACCTTTGCCCGTAGCTTTTACCCAAGAACCTCTCTCGGCTGCCGTAGAGCCAATACAGACGCGAGCGATCGCGTCTCTACCAACTCCGCACTTCGCCACTGTTGAAACAGTAGAACCTGTAGTCGCGCCACCTGTTCCAGTTGTAGAACCCCAAGCTGAGGTTGTAGTCAAAATTAGCGCACCTCCAGTTAACGAAGTTGTTGCATTCACTCCAGAACCAGCATCTGTATCTAATGCAACCATCGATATTGTTGACTTGGATAAAAACCTCTTAGCCATCACCAGCGACAAGACCGGCTACCCAGTCGAAATGCTGGAAATGGACATGGACATGGAGGCTGATTTAGGGATTGACTCTATCAAACGGGTAGAAATTCTGGGGGCGCTACAAGAGATGTACCCCAACCTACCCAAGCCCAACTTAGAAGAACTGTCAGAAAAACGCACCATCGGTCAAGTTGTAGAGTATCTGCAATCCCACGCTTCCAAAAGTGTTTCTGTAGAAATTGCAATTCATGAAGTACCACAAGCAACTGAGATTCCAGTAGAAGTTGCACCAGTAGTTGAGGTAGTCATTGCACCGGAACCAAGTGTAGTTATCGCATTCACCCCAGAACCAGAACCCGCTATCAGTGATGAATTTGCAAACTTAGGTGAAACTCTGTTAGCCATCACCAGCGATAAAACTGGTTATCCAGTGGAGATGCTGGAACTGGAAATGGACATGGAAGCTGATTTAGGAATTGACTCGATTAAACGGGTGGAAATCTTAGGGGCGATGCAAGAAATGTACCCCAACTTACCCAAGCCAAATATCGAAGAACTCGGAGACCTCCGCACCATCGGTCAAATAGTTGATTACCTACAGCAGTTGGCTGGAGGTGAAAAAAAAAAGTCTGAACCTGAGTTTGTCCAACAGCAGCCACCGGAATTAGAGCATACTATCCAGCGCCATCTCGTCAAACTCAGAAGCTTACCACAGCCAGATTACTTGGATTTCAAGTTACCAGAGGGACACATCGGTTTAATCACCGATGATGGTTCCCTCACCACTTATAAATTAACTGAGTCCCTAATCGAGAAAGGCTGGAAAGTAGTAGTTATCAGCTTCCCCCAATCGCTCATCGCCCAACAAGCGCCCTTACCCGCAGGAGTAACCCGCGTCACCTTAGCAAACTTAAGTGAAGAACATCTCCAACAACAATTGCAAGCGATCGCATCTCACTGCGGAACGATTGGGGCCTTCATTCATTTACATCCGATGTTTGTAGGAAATCACACCGGGAGTATTTCTTATAACGAATCAGAAAAGGCGATCGTCAAGCATGTATTTTTGATGGCGAAACACCTGAAACCTTCCCTCAACGAAGCTGCAAAGCATGGACGTAGTTGCTTCTGCACAGTTGCTCACCTGGATGGAGCCTTCGGTTTAGAATATAAAGTCAACTTCGGTGCGATCGGCGCTGGTTTATTCGGACTAACCAAAACCCTGAGATGGGAATGGCCAAAAGTTTTCACTCGTGCGATCGACCTAAGCCCCAGACTTGATGCCAAACAATCAGTACAAAACATCATCGCCGAACTTCATGACCCTAACCTTTATATAAGTGAAGTTGGCTACGGCGCACAAGGGCGAGTTACTATTATCGCCGATTAA
- a CDS encoding SDR family NAD(P)-dependent oxidoreductase yields the protein MTQTAQLSPSSVFVVSGGAKGITAECTIRLAQQQPCKFILLGRSELLETEPDYAQNSDESALKKCIMENLLSQGEKPTPMNVQKIYNKITSSREIKKTLAAIEKTGAKAEYISVDVTDTQALQEKLANVGSITGIIHGAGNLADKLIEKKTEEDFEKVYTAKVQGLENLLACVNPNQLQHLVLFSSVTGFYGNPGQSDYAIANEILNKSAHIFKQQYPSCHVVAINWGAWDSGMVTAELKKIFQERKIDIIPIAVGAQMLVKEMDNTNHATAQVVIGSPLVPMAAELDSELRTYRIRRQMTLEANPFLHDHTIAGSPVLPATCAMTWIINASEQLYPGYRLFNYQDFKVLKGITFNETLAKEHILEIEEISKVNLESIELKAKISSKNPEGRIHFHFSAQLNLQREIPSAPTYESLNLQEDNIITATGKAFYQNGGATLFHGPGFQEVKRVLNISPEKITTECLWPELSAQEQGQFPVQWVNPYTTDLSMHALWIWTQHFHEEGCLPGKVEKFEQFEAIPHNETFYVSCEVLAKTPSSAIANFIIHDRQGKIYSRMLSAHAIIWSMKMLRS from the coding sequence ATGACACAAACAGCCCAGCTTAGTCCATCATCTGTCTTTGTCGTGAGCGGCGGTGCAAAAGGGATTACGGCTGAGTGTACTATCAGATTAGCCCAACAGCAACCCTGCAAATTCATCCTCCTCGGTCGCTCCGAATTATTAGAAACCGAGCCAGATTATGCTCAAAATTCTGATGAATCCGCATTGAAAAAATGCATCATGGAAAATCTTCTTTCTCAAGGAGAGAAGCCCACACCCATGAATGTACAAAAAATATATAACAAAATTACCTCCAGCCGTGAAATTAAAAAGACTCTAGCAGCAATTGAAAAAACCGGAGCTAAAGCAGAATATATCAGCGTCGATGTTACAGATACACAAGCTTTACAAGAAAAGCTGGCTAATGTTGGGTCGATTACCGGAATCATCCACGGCGCTGGAAACTTAGCTGATAAGTTAATTGAAAAGAAAACAGAAGAGGATTTTGAAAAGGTTTACACCGCCAAAGTTCAAGGTTTAGAAAATCTACTGGCTTGCGTCAATCCTAATCAACTTCAACATTTAGTTTTGTTTTCTTCAGTCACAGGATTTTACGGAAATCCCGGACAATCTGATTATGCGATCGCAAATGAAATTCTAAACAAATCAGCCCATATTTTCAAGCAACAATATCCCTCATGTCATGTAGTCGCTATCAATTGGGGCGCTTGGGACAGTGGAATGGTGACAGCAGAATTAAAGAAGATTTTTCAAGAGCGAAAAATTGACATAATTCCCATTGCAGTTGGGGCACAAATGCTCGTTAAGGAAATGGATAATACCAATCATGCAACCGCACAAGTTGTTATTGGTAGTCCACTTGTCCCAATGGCGGCAGAGTTAGATTCAGAACTGCGAACCTATCGTATCCGTCGCCAAATGACATTAGAGGCTAATCCATTTTTACACGATCATACTATTGCTGGTTCTCCAGTTTTACCAGCAACTTGTGCAATGACCTGGATTATCAATGCTTCTGAACAATTATATCCCGGTTATCGGTTGTTTAATTACCAAGATTTCAAAGTTTTGAAAGGAATTACTTTCAATGAAACATTAGCGAAAGAACATATTTTAGAAATTGAAGAAATTTCCAAGGTTAATCTTGAAAGTATCGAACTTAAAGCCAAAATTTCGAGTAAAAACCCTGAAGGCAGAATCCATTTTCACTTTAGCGCTCAACTCAATCTCCAGCGAGAAATCCCATCTGCACCCACTTATGAATCTCTCAATCTCCAAGAAGATAATATTATCACCGCTACAGGAAAAGCATTTTACCAAAATGGTGGGGCTACATTATTTCATGGCCCCGGTTTTCAAGAAGTTAAGAGAGTTTTAAACATCAGTCCTGAAAAAATTACAACAGAATGTCTTTGGCCAGAACTCAGCGCACAGGAACAAGGACAATTCCCTGTCCAATGGGTAAATCCTTACACAACAGACTTGAGTATGCACGCCTTATGGATTTGGACACAACACTTTCATGAAGAAGGTTGTTTACCTGGGAAAGTAGAAAAATTTGAACAGTTTGAAGCGATACCACATAACGAAACATTTTACGTTTCTTGTGAAGTACTAGCTAAGACACCAAGTAGTGCGATCGCAAACTTTATCATACACGACCGCCAAGGAAAAATATACTCACGAATGCTCAGTGCCCACGCCATTATTTGGTCAATGAAAATGCTCAGAAGCTAG